From the genome of Miscanthus floridulus cultivar M001 chromosome 10, ASM1932011v1, whole genome shotgun sequence, one region includes:
- the LOC136486821 gene encoding GDT1-like protein 3 isoform X1, with translation MDPNPRAPLLLAVIVLALGASVAAGAEDDASGISLGRRAGGFLHGLKKKDALVEGDHGVALDEVGPGLFDALFASLSMILVSEIGDETFIIAALMAMRHPKSIVLSGALSALYVMTVLSTGLGRIVPNLISRKHTNSAATVLYLFFGLRLLYIAWKSDPKGSQKKEMEEVEEKLESGQGKSTIRRFFARFCTPIFLEAFILTFLAEWGDRSQIATIALATHKNAIGVAVGASLGHTVCTSLAVVGGSMLASKISQQTVATIGGVLFLGFSVSSYFYPPL, from the exons ATGGATCCGAACCCTAGAGCTCCCCTTCTCCTCGCCGTCATCGTCCTCGCGCTCGGCGCATCCGTG GCGGCGGGCGCCGAGGACGACGCGTCGGGGATCTCTCTGGGCCGGCGCGCTGGG GGCTTCTTGCACGGCCTGAAGAAGAAGGACGCACTGGTGGAGGGCGATCATGGGGTGGCCCTTGACGAGGTTGGACCGGGGCTGTTCGATGCGCTCTTCGCCAGCCTCTCCATGATACTAGTCAGTGAG ATTGGAGATGAGACCTTTATCATTGCTGCGCTGATGGCGATGCGGCACCCCAAGTCAATTGTGTTGTCTGGTGCACTATCTGCACTTTACGTGATGACG GTATTATCAACTGGACTTGGTAGAATAGTGCCCAACTTGATATCAAGGAAGCACACTAATAGTGCTGCTACAG TTTTGTACTTGTTCTTTGGACTACGGTTGCTGTATATTGCTTGGAAATCTGACCCAAAGGGATCCCAGAAGAAGGAAATGGAAGAA GTAGAAGAGAAGCTTGAGTCTGGTCAAGGAAAATCAACCATCCGTAGGTTCTTTGCAAGATTTTGTACACCAATCTTTTTGGAG GCTTTCATCTTAACCTTCTTAGCTGAATGGGGTGACCGAAGCCAAATAGCAACAATTGCG CTGGCAACACACAAGAATGCAATTGGAGTTGCAGTCGGAGCATCATTGGGGCACACAGTGTGCACATCTCTTGCTGTGGTAGGAGGGAGCATGTTGGCATCAAAGATTTCGCAGCAAACAGTAGCGACAATTGGAGGTGTTCTCTTCTTAGGGTTTTCTGTTTCATCCTACTTCTACCCTCCGTTGTGA
- the LOC136486821 gene encoding GDT1-like protein 3 isoform X2: MILVSEIGDETFIIAALMAMRHPKSIVLSGALSALYVMTVLSTGLGRIVPNLISRKHTNSAATVLYLFFGLRLLYIAWKSDPKGSQKKEMEEVEEKLESGQGKSTIRRFFARFCTPIFLEAFILTFLAEWGDRSQIATIALATHKNAIGVAVGASLGHTVCTSLAVVGGSMLASKISQQTVATIGGVLFLGFSVSSYFYPPL; this comes from the exons ATGATACTAGTCAGTGAG ATTGGAGATGAGACCTTTATCATTGCTGCGCTGATGGCGATGCGGCACCCCAAGTCAATTGTGTTGTCTGGTGCACTATCTGCACTTTACGTGATGACG GTATTATCAACTGGACTTGGTAGAATAGTGCCCAACTTGATATCAAGGAAGCACACTAATAGTGCTGCTACAG TTTTGTACTTGTTCTTTGGACTACGGTTGCTGTATATTGCTTGGAAATCTGACCCAAAGGGATCCCAGAAGAAGGAAATGGAAGAA GTAGAAGAGAAGCTTGAGTCTGGTCAAGGAAAATCAACCATCCGTAGGTTCTTTGCAAGATTTTGTACACCAATCTTTTTGGAG GCTTTCATCTTAACCTTCTTAGCTGAATGGGGTGACCGAAGCCAAATAGCAACAATTGCG CTGGCAACACACAAGAATGCAATTGGAGTTGCAGTCGGAGCATCATTGGGGCACACAGTGTGCACATCTCTTGCTGTGGTAGGAGGGAGCATGTTGGCATCAAAGATTTCGCAGCAAACAGTAGCGACAATTGGAGGTGTTCTCTTCTTAGGGTTTTCTGTTTCATCCTACTTCTACCCTCCGTTGTGA